The following proteins are co-located in the Methylomonas sp. 11b genome:
- the phoB gene encoding phosphate regulon transcriptional regulator PhoB, whose product MSNLKILVVEDEDAIREMLVMVLEQANLSVIAVGSAEQARESLADNMVDLIILDWMLPGISGVELARRLKNEPGYKELPIILLTARGEEEDKIRGLEIGADDYVTKPFSPKELIARIKAVMRRSGKLSESGQLSVGDLTLDAEQHKLTIAGRSLEVSPTEFRLMQFFMTNPDKVYSRTHLLDQVWGRSVYIEERTVDVHIRRLRKILAEYGREELIQTVRGFGYRFSMAN is encoded by the coding sequence ATGTCGAACTTGAAAATCCTGGTCGTGGAAGACGAAGACGCTATCCGGGAGATGCTGGTCATGGTGCTGGAGCAGGCCAATTTATCTGTGATCGCTGTTGGCAGTGCCGAGCAGGCAAGGGAGAGTCTGGCCGATAACATGGTGGATTTAATTATCTTGGACTGGATGCTGCCGGGAATCAGCGGCGTGGAATTGGCCAGACGCCTGAAAAACGAACCGGGTTACAAAGAATTGCCTATCATTTTGCTCACCGCGCGCGGCGAAGAAGAGGACAAGATTCGCGGTTTGGAAATTGGCGCGGACGATTATGTGACCAAGCCTTTTTCGCCGAAAGAACTCATCGCCCGGATCAAGGCCGTGATGCGCCGGAGCGGTAAGTTGTCGGAATCCGGTCAGCTCAGCGTTGGCGACCTGACCCTGGATGCCGAGCAGCATAAGCTGACCATCGCCGGCCGCAGTCTGGAAGTCAGTCCTACCGAGTTTAGATTGATGCAATTTTTTATGACCAATCCCGACAAGGTCTACAGTCGCACCCACTTGCTGGATCAGGTCTGGGGGCGTAGCGTGTACATTGAGGAACGAACTGTGGATGTGCATATTCGCCGCTTGCGCAAAATTCTGGCCGAATATGGCCGCGAGGAACTGATTCAGACCGTACGCGGATTTGGTTACCGCTTTTCG
- a CDS encoding cytochrome c peroxidase has translation MKILYRPSLLYLKADAGASAAAFPRWSMGTIGFGILCLLTNTAVLAEEQNQKPLAPGYTALPFEPAKPGTYTLPVINPAANGKVLTTNNQPKKLHDLMGDKIVILSFIYAACSDVNGCPLATQVLHKISRQLQKQPELADKLRLLTLSFNPTQDTPEIMRHYGEGFKTGDFDWQFLTTRDEAALQPILDGYQQNVQKVYDDKGKFTGTFSHLLRVYLIDKDKNVRNIYSVDFLHADTLINDVKTLLADAKPQAAPLPAQAEMLFQPGDNKQNYQQADYQTRSLALAQRLGQPANLLAFAEQPPLGLPKLPVPKDNPLTPAKISLGRKLFFDRRLSLNNTFSCAICHIPEQGFSNNEMTTAVGIEGRSVRRNSPTLYNVGYAQLLFHDGRENSLEQQAWGPLLAHNEMANPSIGYLVDKLKASADYRGLFEKAFNKGPTMETIGQALASYQRTLNAADSPFDRWYFGKQKAALSEAGQRGFALFTGKAGCSACHSIGEKSALFTDQKRHNTGIGYTESMQKVSEKQRVQVAPGVFVDVNSDNLKGLNTEKPGDLGYYEISQNPADRWAYKTPSLRNVALSAPYMHNGSLPTLAEVVKFYNQGGVANENLSPLLKPLGLSEQESADLVEFLKALTGANVGTLISDAFAAPVGDSGTAAQPIPDGGKGR, from the coding sequence ATGAAAATTCTCTATCGCCCCAGTCTACTTTATCTGAAAGCCGACGCCGGAGCGTCCGCCGCAGCATTCCCGCGCTGGAGCATGGGAACGATAGGATTCGGTATTCTCTGTTTACTGACAAACACAGCCGTTCTTGCCGAAGAGCAAAATCAAAAGCCCTTAGCCCCCGGCTACACCGCCCTACCTTTCGAACCGGCAAAACCCGGCACCTACACCCTGCCAGTCATCAATCCAGCCGCCAACGGCAAAGTATTAACCACCAACAACCAGCCCAAAAAACTCCACGACTTGATGGGCGACAAAATCGTCATACTCAGCTTCATCTACGCCGCCTGCAGCGATGTCAACGGCTGTCCGCTGGCCACGCAGGTGTTGCACAAAATCAGCCGGCAATTGCAAAAACAGCCGGAATTGGCCGACAAACTCAGATTACTAACGCTCAGCTTCAACCCCACGCAAGACACGCCGGAAATTATGCGCCATTACGGCGAGGGCTTTAAAACCGGAGATTTTGATTGGCAGTTTCTGACTACGCGCGACGAGGCCGCTTTGCAGCCGATTCTGGATGGTTATCAGCAAAACGTGCAAAAAGTCTACGACGACAAAGGCAAATTCACCGGCACGTTTTCGCATTTGCTGCGGGTGTATTTGATCGATAAAGACAAGAACGTTCGCAATATTTATAGCGTGGATTTTCTGCATGCCGACACCCTGATCAACGATGTCAAAACCTTGCTGGCCGATGCCAAACCGCAAGCCGCGCCGCTACCGGCACAGGCTGAAATGTTGTTTCAGCCCGGCGACAATAAGCAAAACTACCAACAAGCCGATTACCAAACTCGCTCCTTAGCGCTGGCCCAGCGTCTGGGGCAGCCGGCTAACTTGCTGGCGTTTGCGGAACAGCCGCCGCTGGGTTTACCGAAATTGCCCGTGCCCAAAGACAATCCGCTCACGCCTGCCAAGATCTCGCTGGGCCGCAAGCTGTTTTTCGACCGGCGCCTGTCGCTGAACAACACGTTTTCCTGCGCGATCTGCCATATCCCGGAGCAGGGGTTTAGCAACAACGAAATGACCACTGCGGTGGGGATTGAGGGGCGTAGCGTTCGGCGTAACAGTCCGACCTTGTATAACGTCGGTTATGCGCAATTACTATTTCACGATGGCCGTGAGAATAGCCTGGAACAACAAGCCTGGGGGCCGCTGCTGGCGCATAATGAAATGGCGAACCCGTCGATTGGTTATCTGGTGGATAAGCTAAAAGCGAGTGCCGACTATCGCGGGCTGTTCGAAAAAGCCTTCAACAAAGGGCCGACTATGGAAACCATCGGTCAGGCCCTGGCCAGCTATCAGCGCACTTTGAATGCGGCCGATTCGCCGTTCGACCGTTGGTATTTCGGCAAACAAAAAGCGGCGCTCAGCGAGGCGGGGCAGCGCGGATTTGCCTTATTCACCGGCAAAGCCGGTTGCAGTGCTTGCCATAGCATCGGTGAAAAATCCGCCTTATTTACCGATCAAAAACGCCATAACACTGGTATCGGCTATACCGAGTCCATGCAAAAAGTTTCGGAAAAGCAAAGAGTGCAAGTCGCGCCTGGCGTGTTTGTGGATGTAAACAGCGACAACTTGAAAGGTTTGAATACGGAGAAACCGGGCGATCTGGGCTATTACGAGATCAGTCAAAATCCCGCCGACCGCTGGGCTTACAAAACCCCGTCGCTGCGTAATGTCGCGCTCAGTGCGCCCTACATGCATAACGGTTCCTTGCCGACTTTGGCTGAGGTGGTGAAGTTTTACAATCAAGGCGGCGTGGCCAACGAAAATTTATCGCCCTTGCTCAAACCGCTGGGCTTGTCCGAGCAGGAAAGCGCCGACCTGGTAGAGTTTTTAAAAGCGCTGACCGGTGCCAATGTCGGCACCTTGATTTCCGATGCTTTTGCTGCGCCGGTCGGCGATAGCGGAACGGCGGCGCAGCCGATACCGGACGGCGGTAAAGGTCGATAG